The following nucleotide sequence is from Aspergillus luchuensis IFO 4308 DNA, chromosome 1, nearly complete sequence.
TGTACATACTTTGGTATATACATCGTGTTCATAAGTCGTCATAATGATCGACCTCCTAGAAGTGAAAAGACGCTACGAAGCCGTGCTGGCAGTTGAAGATAGCAGAGACAAAATTCTTCAGGTACTCTCCTTCACAGCATAACGCATATTCAATTAATTAACCTCTTCTTCGACAGAATCTCTTTGCCCAAGTTGAAAGCCTGCAAAGGGCTCTTCAAAACACGCTTGGTGATGCCAAGTTCCAGGAATTGAAGAAGTATAAAACAGAGTATGATGATTTGCGGCTTGACCAGGTATTACTTTTATTCTAGTGTCTCGCTTCTATAGGCTTATACAGATCCGCAGTCCAAGTTAAGTTTTGTTTCCGTACTTGTCGACGGTGACTGCATGAATGTAAGTAAGCGTCCGACTGTTGTCTCGTCCTATACTGACAACTTAGTTCAACGATAGTCTCATCCGACAAGGCTACAACGGTGGACGCAAGGCTGCCATGCTCCTCCGAAAGTCCGTCGAGCGTCACATTCGTGATATCGACCCCCAGGCCAGCCCAAACATTCAGTACCGCATCCGAGTGTACGCCAACGTTCCGGGTCTGATGAAGACGTACCGGGAAGCACACATCTTGCGTTCCAATGAAGCGCTAGATCCATTCATTCGGGGGTTCAATATGGAGAACAGCCTGTGTGATTTCATCGATGCTGGTAACGGCAAGGAATGTTCAGACGTTAAGATACGGGGTACGTTGGCCTCTTTACCAACTTAGGGCATGTACTAACCACCGTCATAGCAACATTCGAACAAGACATTCTAGACGTCCACTGCCGTCGCATCATCTTCTGTGGCTCGACCGATAATGGCTACGCACGCATCCTCGGCTCCCACCAAGGGTCCAACCGCATCTCGCTCATCCAGGGAGCACCCTTCGCCTGGGAAATGGAGCAGCTAGCAAGCGAGTTCCAAACTACATCCTTCCCGGAGGTCTTCCGATCCACGAAGCTACCCTCCCGAGCATCATCCTTCAGCGCATTCAAAACCGCATCCGCCAACTCATCACCCAGCAGCTCTCCAACCAGCCTCAGCACGCCCTCAACGCCAAAACGCAACTACGCCACGATTGCCAAGTCGAACCTTCAAGCGACATCCCCCACCAGAACAAACAGATCCAAACGATCGAAAATCTCAGTCATAACATTCGATATCTCCCCCTCATACGACACCCACATTCAATTTAACACAGTGCAGCTTAACAGCCAGAGCCAACGGGTTGATCCGCCACCCCGGGCCAGCAGCAGAGAGAACTTTGAAAGATTACGAAGATCAAAGTACTGCAGTAGATATCATATCCTGGGAGAGTGTCCTCTTGGCGATGAGTGCGGACACAGACACGGACGCCGACTCGGATCTAGGGATGTTCATGACCTCTGGTGCGTTACTCGGACGTGCGTCTGTCCGAATGATATCTGGTGTACGGATCCCAAGTGTATTTGTGGACATCAGTGTCCGTGGGAGAATCAGCAGGGACATTGCAGTGCAGACTGCAAGTTTCCCGAGTCTATGCATGGGGTGGATAAGTCGGTTGCGGTGATTTTGTAGTAGCTTGATTATTTTTGTGAGAATGTATTTTCTTGAACCCATGTTATAtacaccatcatcacatcattaTATTCCTTATTATATCCATTCCCCCACTAACTGAATCTATAACGACGCTCTAGCCTGACGATCGCTTTACCACTATCAGAACAGTCACATGAATTTTGCATAATATCTTTTGTTTTTACAAATAATAGACACTCCAGTCTAGTCACAAATTGaaatgggaaaaaaagagaagagagagaaagaaccCACTAAGCAAACAAAAACTTCGCCGCATGTTCCACATGATCATCCGAGAACGTCGCCATAGTATAATAACTGTGATCGTAATCAGGCTGGTACCGAATCGTCACACCCTCCACACCAGCCTCCTTGGCAGCTTTCTCGAAGTTCTCGGGAAGAAGTTGGCCCTGCTTGTAGAAGTTGTCTCCGGTGCCCtgtacacacacacacacaatcaTCAGTATACATCTCAAAATCCAACctaaaaagaagagaaataaagggaggaggtgggaagGGTGTGAACATACAACATCAATCAAAACATCCAACCTGCCacccttccacttcttcaaCAATTCCGTAGCATCATGctccttccacttctcctGCTGATCTTCACCAAAGTATCCCGAAAAGGCCTTTTGTCCCCACGGGCAGTTAATCGGGTTGGTGATGGGCGCGAACGCAGACACGGACTTGTATTTGCCGGGGTTGCGGAGGAACTAACCCCcaatattattaacttatatattcccaacatcatcatagatagataaaagGTAGAAAGGTAGAAGGTATATACGTACCAAAGTCAAAGCACCATGTCCACCCATACTATGACCCGTAATACTCACCCGCTCACTATCCAATTGCGGGAAGGCAGCAAACACCGTCGCGGGCAATTCCTCCGTGATGTACGTGTACATGTTATATCCGTTATCGTAGGGCGGCTTGGTCGCGTCGACGTAGAAGCCGGCGCCAGTGCCGAAGTCGTAGCTGTCGGCTTCGCCGGGGATGTTGAGGCCGCCTATGTTCattccatcaatcatccatACATTAGCATTATCACAACAAATAGAGGATAAATATGACTATGACTGAATATTGAAGTAAAGAGGTTGTAGAATAGGGAACATACGAGGACTCGTATCAGGGTACAACACAGCAATACCCTTCTTACTGGCACCGTGCTGGAAGAAGCCCTTCTCGGAGCAGTTCTCGGCGGTGCAGGTCAAACCCGAGAGGTAGATCAGGACGGGGACCTTGGCGGAGGGGTTCTGGTAGGCTTGAGGAGGTAGGTAGAGGTTGAAGCCCATTTCACATTTGGTGGATGTGGCGGCGTGGGTGAGCTTGAGGAGCTTGCCGCCGAAGGAGGCGATGGTGGCTTTTGTTGTGACGGACATGGTTGTATATGTATGTGTATACCTTTGGGTGTTGTGGATGGGGTAGAGATGGTGataggaaggaagggaaagaaagggtgGATGGTTTACTTATATCAACAATTGATGAGGGGAAATATCGGATGAGGGGAAAATGAGGGGCGGTGGATCCGTCAAAACTCCGGAAATTTTTGCCGTTTGAAGTTATCGACGCTATCCCGGATTTATCATCGAGACAATCTAGATGGTTGAATAGATAATATGTATGAACTGTAGAATTAAACTAACTACCTTGCCATGCTATGCCATAGGTATCATATTCCCTTCCCAAAAGGTAAAGAACGCCAATGCTTATCCATCTCCAATAATTACGCCAAAAACACCGCAGGGATGCCGTAGATCACCGGCGCCGCTCCGTTCAAGTACCTCAACACACAGGCCTGCCGCGACTGGCAAACCGCATCATCCAAGGCCACTGCCTGCTCACGTCCACCGACAAGGCCCCATTTCTCCAGCGTGCTCTTGGCAAACCGGTCAATGTCCTTGTCTGTCACATCCCAGAGAGTGGCCACCAAGGCCGGGCTCCCCGCATGCAAGTAGTTCATCGGCGTGCCGTACGGCTCGTACTCGCCGGCTTCCGTCAGAGCACCGCTGCTGCAACCCATCAGGAATGTGATTGCGCATCGGTCAAGACGCTTGATCGTCCGCGCCCGACAGTACTGTGCGCCACTGCCGTGCCCGAAATAAAGGAACACGTCGTTCGACTCTAATCCGTTCTTGAACTCTTCCTCTGTAGGCTCCCGGTTGGCCACTCCGCTCCACCCCTCCAGCTTCAATAAGTCCTTCTCGAAGGTGCCCTGCGTGGTTTGGAGGTCACCGGTGGGGTTGAGGAAATATGTGCCATTCTTGCGGTTGATCGTAAAACCAGCCTTGCCTTCTGCACCTTCGTCGCGGAATCGCACAATTCGGTCGCGAAGACATTCCAAGGAGGGCACCCGGCACACCGGGAATCCCTGGAGACACGGAAGGGACTCCCACGGGAACATATGCAAGGACTTGTCCAACACCAGAACAGTCCGGTTGGGTGAAGGGTTGCCCTGCTCTTTCCGGACTTGCTCGTGATACCCCCTCAGAGAGTCAAGGGTTTCCACAACCATCATGTCAAAATCAATTTCATCATATGCGTTGCGCTCACCCTGAAATTGCAAGATATCAACAACGAAGTAGAGAAGGTCCATCAACGTTTCTTCGGGGTCTTCTTGGTCATCCAGGTCCTTGACACCAATGAACAGTTCAAGCACATTCGGATGAAGTGTCAACCGCGGACTAGCTGCACGACCGCCCTTGCGGCGCGAGGGCAGATGCTTGTCCAGGATGTTATGGAATGCATCTGCAAATCGTGCAAGCGAACGAGTCTCGTGAGGAACCGGCGAGAATATTCCGCGGAATCCACCGAACCAGACAGTCTCGATATGTTGCAGAAGAGCTTCCATCCGACGGTCCAGTGCTTCCCGGTTCTTCCACCAGTCCTTTTTCATCTGCCGGTCGGTTTGGTGCTTAGCTGCATGCGCACTTTCGTTGGCCAGTCGAATCAGCTCCTGCATATCTCCCTTTCCATCCTCGAATGTGTAttgctcctcctcatcctccgaacTGCCACGCTTGAGAGGCAAACGCAACAAGAACGGCGAACGACCCTTTTGCAACCGAGAGACCACAAACTCGGTACGGTCAGTGCTCAAGGACAAAGAAAGGACGTTCCAGTTCTCCGGAAGAATATCAACATATTCTTCGGTAAAACGGGAGCAGAGATCCTCTTCCGGTACCATTGCAGATTCAGCAGTCGGCCAAAGCAGGGGATCGCAGTAATCCGCAAGTTGTTTGTCAAGAGTGATGGCAGCATGCTCCCGTGTAAACGCACCAATGCGGCCAACCTCGTTCACATTTGCTGGTGACTGAGAGAGCGAAACGAGGCTATCAAGTGCTGTGACATGGGTCAACATGGAGATACGGCTCATCAAGCGAGAGGCGGCATGGCTGTCAAGGGTTGATCCGAGGGTTGTGGCAAGCGGAAAGATGGTATTCAGACTCTCGCTCGCTTTGGCGAGCATTACAGAAAAGTCCTCTGTCGGCTTAGGCGTCTTAGAACGTGTACCTCTCGTAGCCGTCTTTGTTGGCGCTCGTGTCCTGCGAGTCGCAGTTGTTTTACCGCTGCTGGTCTGGCTCACCGTCTTACTTGGCGACTGGAGTGATGGCAGGGAGATGGTCGATTCGGGGAGCACACAGTACACTGCATGAGTGGCGAAGTTCCGAATGGCATCAGCGAGTAGATGCTCACTTTCGCCAATGTGCAGGGAGATCTGACTGTCTCTAGAAGTGGCAAACTTGCGTGCATCCTCCAGCAAGCTGGATGCCTTTTCAAAGTCCCGTAGCGAACGTAAGCATGCTGCCTGCTGCCGAAGAATGTCGCTCCGCAAATGAAGAAGTGACGTCGAATCTGTCTCTGTCGATTCGGAGCCGGCGCTTGACGTCTTGGGCGCACTTGTAGTTGCTGCACGAGTTCTGCGGGTCGTAGTCGCCGCCCGTTGCCTCGTCTTCCTAGCAGTGCCTTGGACCTGTAGCTTTTTCATCTTGTCATTAAGTTCCGCTACATCCGAGAGAACGTCCAATGACTCAGAAGCGCCACACTCAGCCATGAGCCTGTCGGCTTCGAGGAGAGCACGGTGTTCATCGCGGTAACGACCCTGTGCTCTATGCAGAGAAGCAAGGCCGATCTGCAATGAAACAAGCTCAATGCTGTTGTCGAGCTGCTTGGACAAGGATTCAGCCGCTGCAAGAAGCTCCTGTCCTTCCTTCATATGTCCACCATAGATCCAGTGCGAGCCAAGCTGCGCTTGTGACGCGATCAAGCGAACGTTGGCGTTAAGTGTTTTGTTAATCTTCAGCGCTTGCTCTCCGTAGTAGATGGCGTCCTGGAATAAGCCGTGATGGGCGGAAAGGCTCGAAAGATTCAATAGAGCCATGTGATGTGAACCAATATGAGGCCAAAACGGGGCACCTTGTGAGTACACGGCCAGGGTTGCGTTCGCTTGCGAGACCTCGAGTTTCGCCATTCCTTCAACCACAGTTTCCAGCTCAGAGTTTTCGGCTGATTGAGCGATCTTGTCTTGTTTTCTCTGCGCAAGCTTTTCGATCTTAGCCCAAATCCTGCAATTCAGCCTAACAGACAGTTTGCCGAAAAACAGAGCATCATTGATTGAGCCCTGAGCGAAAGAGAGTCGGGAGCTCATGAATGCCGCGTCGGCCACCAACCTCTCCCACATAAGCTTCGACAATACCGAGCAGGCGTTGagatcttccttcttctggttcttctcaTACAGAGTTCGGGCTGCTGAAAGTGTACTCGCTGCTTTCTGGATCTCACCAACTTCGAGAAGGTAGCCCACGCGAGCTAGCTTGTGTGAAAGCGTTGCCAAACAAGAGATGTCGCGCTGACTGAGATATTGATCCGCTCGGTTCAATAGTTCGTCCGCCTTCGTACAGTATCCAAGGCGACTGTATTGGAGTGCCAGTCGTGAAAGAACGATGACCGCTTCCGAGAAATCGCTAGATCCGCGAAGCTCAGTCACTCGTAAAACAAGTTCGAGCGTCGAGAGCTGCAACTTCCATAGCCCATGAATTTCGGTATAGTCGACGATAGCTTTCATCTGTAGCAAGAAGTGATCAACGTCGCCAACGCTTAAAACTACCGAGTCCCAGTCATTGCACTCTCGCATCATCAGATTCCACCAACTTAGCACACTCTCCAAATCCTTTGGCTGAAGAGTGCCTTCATGCAGTCCTAGCGTAAGCCGGACGGAATTCTGAATGTGTCCTGCAAGAGGAAAGAGGTCTGAATCGTCACCGAGTTCTTCCATATCAAGATCGCTTGAACCAGCCTCAATGACATTCTGTAGTATAGCAGAATCCAGGGAGCCCGGGTATTCAAGGGAAAAGCGCAAGGTGGTAAGCACGACCCGCAATCGCCGGAGTGGATGGGCTTCTGGGGAGTATAGTTCGAAAAGCTTGGTCAAGAGCAGACCGAATGTAGACCGGAACGAGTTATCGAGTGTAGAAGCCGAGGCCAAGTCCGTCATGATACCTAACTGCCATTCGATAAGATGCCCACGCTGGAGATGGGTCAGATTGTCATCGTCGAAGACGCCATTCTCTTTTGTCGACTTCCTTCTCAGGTTCATCTTCAGAAAAGCATAGAGAACACGGCCAAGCATGAAACCACCGCTCTTGGGATCCTGGCACATCCGATGGGGGAAGCACCCTTCTGTAATAGAGAGGACTTGGTCGAGTGTGCCGGTCAATAGATGTTCCTCGATCGATTGCTGAAAGGCTTGCTCCGCCTCACGGCCAGCATTAGCTTCCAAGTAAAGATGCGCGAGCTTCTCGTATTTGAGAGGCGTGAATCCCGCAACCTTCTGAGCCGGCGAGCAATTCGACAGGAGCGTCGCAGACTGCTTCAGCACAGGCACAAGTTCGCGAACTCCTTTGCCAGACTCCCTTTCCTTAATGTACCGAGACCAAAAGAGATTTGACAGCTTCACGAAGCAGATACCGATGCTCTCGGCAATAGAATCGGACGCTTCTCCCGCTGActccatcgtcatcagcAGGCGTTGGCTATCTATCAATGTTGACTGCATTTCCTCCCATGGCGGTCTCTGTGACAAGATAGATAGCTTTCCAATGGCGTTGACAGAATCGATAGCTGCAAGTGCAATATTCCGAACTGCAACAACACGCTTCTGAAATGGTTCgatttcctttccttcgtCTTCGGCAGGTTTGCGCCCAACATATCGTCGCAGAAACCTAACGAAACCGTTCAAATATCCGTAGATGCGATAAGagacatcgtcatcgtctttCTTGGGGCCTTTTTCCCTCGAAGCGATGTCTCCAAAAAGACCCATGGCTAGTTTCTTCAGTTTGGCTGCTTCAACCAATAATTCGTCAAGATCGTTCGCGCTACCTTTAAGTGGCATACATAGAACATTGGTAGCTTCCTTGATTGCCTTTGCCAGTCCGGAAGAATACTTCGTAGCCTGCTTCAACGCTTGAACATGCAATGATGCAATCTTACAGCGGACGGTAGCCAGAGAGAGACATTGTCCGTCAGAGAGAGGGGTCAGAGTTTCCGTGTACAATTGTAAGGCTTCGTCGAGGCATCCCGCTTCCTGAGCGAGCTGGCCCAGGATTGTCGCAATTTTCGCCACAGAGATGTTATCGTTCATGCTGGGTGAGGAACGTTTTTGAACACCGGTAAAAGTCGATTGCAGTCGAACGATGGTCTTGTAGGTGGAAGCAAATTCGGATTTCGTAATGCCTTTGCTCTGATGAGCATAGCTAGCGACGTACCGTGCCAAGGGATCCCACATCTCCTTAGCATCATCACATACATGCCCCGAGGTCTTCCAGGACATGCAACGGATCTCGAGTGATAGGAGTTGAAGGGTTAACGATGTAGTCGGCTTTAGTTTGTTCGTTGAAGATTGTTGTGTGCTGGAGGATAGGGATAGTACTGTATTAGACAATAATTGGAGCTGCATTGcggccttgtccttggtAAGAGCTCCTGCTTCTAGAGCAGCCAGAGTCACATTTGCCGGGCTACTCGGGTCCGATAATTGCAAGGATGGAGTCGCGTTCTGAACAGTGGCGGCCTTCTTTTCGGACGAGATAAGACGAAGCGCATTCGACTGGTATGACACTATGAGGCCATACAGAGAGCCCGCATGGCTGATGTTGGAAAAGGTTAGAAGATCAGACATCCGTTCCTTGGTTGTTTCGCCTTCCTGTTCTACCGGGCTCCCTTTCCGGCTTGAGCCTTTACTTCCACCACTGACTTTGCTATCGAGGTATTGTTGGATCCTTCTCTTTAGTGCTCTGAGCTCCTTGTAGGCTAAGTCACCCAGGCCCAAAGAGAGAAACCTTCCGGCCAGAATGCATGCACCTTGTTCGAGTTGAACGTTGGGTGTCCCGTTCTCCTGATCGGTCTTCAGTGTCCTTAAGCATGACAACGACATAGCCGCGCACTCAGCCACCGCTAGTATTCCGTTGTCTGTTTTTGTTGTTGCACTCTGTAGGGACATTTTTGACTTTCTGGGGGATTTCACGACACgggtgggagagggtgaTCCGCGAGGGGTACTAGTCGCGGAGGATCGAGCATCATCGCGTTTCGTCGACTGCAGCTTCACTGCTTCTGAAAGTGTTTTTAACGTCGAGTTAAAGATCTCTGTAGCGAGAACAAGCTTCTCCTGGTTCGATAAACGCGCCGCATCCTGATCGACCACTGTGCTCAAAGCCGCTTCGGCCGCAGAGACCGTCGTCCGCGATCCTCTAGTTGTTTTTGTTCGACTCGTAGTGGACGATGCTTTCGTCGTCCGGCCTACCCGCTTCACTGTCGCACTTTCGATATCTGGGGATGCTTTCGACGAACCGCGGAGTAATGTTTGGAGGGATGAGACGGTGCCATTAGAGCATGTGGAAGTTGAGCGGACGGCCTGCTTCACCGATTCTACAGGAGAACCGGGGAGTAGCGTCGAGACCGTCATGGTTGGCGGAGTTTGAACGTAGACAGTGCAGCAGTCACTGGCAATTGAAGGTCGTGGGGGTTCGTTCGAGCCATGCCTTCGATGTGATCATGACAGCCGGGCGGGAGCCAAGCAAAGGCGCGCGTTGTCGCAGCAACCACTCGGCGCCTAATCCCAAACCGGACTAGTGTAATCTGGCTCTGAATCTCCGATTGCCTCAGGCCGAACTCTGCGGCAGATAATTGTGTGCCACAGCAAGTGTACAGACACCCCAGTGAGCAGCTTTGAGAGCATCTCGACGTCGCAATTCGACACAGTCCCCAGGACGGAGCTCTTCATTATGAACTCAGCACGAATCTCTCTCCGGCATCTGGCCCAAGTGGTCCCAACCCTCCGACCTGCCGGCGCTTTCCACATTCCAACAACTCAATTACAGTATCGTCTACAGTCCACTTCTTCCAAAGCGATACCCAGATTCGCTCAAACGTCACTATGGACATCAATGATTCCCAAATTTATCCGGAACCGCGGCGCAAAGGAAACCAAGCCGTATAAGCCGAAGTCCAAAGAATGGAACCCCGCAAGTTtctacatcatcatcttcatcctgatCGGATCCCAGGCCATCCGGATGATCGCGTTGAAGAACGACTATGCAGCGTACACACGATCAACAGATGCGAAGATTAGGCTTCTTCGGGAGGTCATAGAGAGGGTGAATAATGGGGAGAAGGTCGATGTGGAGAAACTGCTGGGCACAGGAGATGAGGcgaaggaaagagaatggGAGGAAGGTCAGTGCTTGCTTGATCTTGATTTACCGTTTTACCATACTGAGGATCCTGCTTTTACTGACTTGGGGGTCTTGTCTGATATAGTACTACGCGAgatcgaagcagaagattcATTATGGCATCGCAAGGCGGCCGCGTCGGAAGCTCAGCAAGAGCAGGTCGAGGAGCCAAAACAATCGATTATGAAGTCAATTATTAAAGATCCTGCTGTACCTGCAGAGGGACCTCAGGATAAAGGCTTACCTGCGGATAGCCCgtcaaagaagaagctcaactTCTTTTAAACAAGCGTGCGTCTATTGATGGCCAGCATCCCCACACGGACTTACACCCGAGGCTACTATCGAGATGCATTTCCCGAATGATGAGAACGAACCGTGCTTATACGCCGGACAAAGTTCCGTAGGTGGTTGCTGTCAGGGGTGCAGAAACAGCTCAGGATATGGTCCTCAATCATTCCCAAATCCGGAAGGAGCGAAGAGCAGATGACAATATCTGACAGGCCATACATAGTCCTCGTTTGCTTGGGCGTGGCCATCATCTGATTTTACTTTGCATAAATACGCTTTGTTCCCTCTCCTACTCTTCAATTGATACCCACATAGCTTTCCAATGTATCCCAAATCATGTACTTTTTGTGGGAGGCATTTTGGACAGGTCTTATATTtgtattataaattcttataaggTGAAAAGACACTATTACACTCTTGACCAAAAAGTCACGAAAGCGAACTGTAGGAATGGATGTGGAAATGATGTAGAAACCTCTGAACAGCAGTCTACAGGAGTTTCAAAGACCAAACATTGACTGAACCATGTGCTAACGACATTCAGATTTAATCAACAGTGCTGGTACAGCAGCATGTAATGATGTCCTCGACCTTGGATATCTGAGACAATATCtgcaagaatatatatcaaaCTAGGGTGGCCCCGGAACAGCTTCAATCGGGCCTTTAATGAAACGAATCACAACTGTTCATCCTGAAACTTCTAACTGCTTTTGGTACATGTGCAAATGCAAATCGCGTCTGTGTAGTACATAGAAACGGAGGTCACAGGGAAGTCTTTGCTCCAAGCCAGAAATCTAAGAACCAAGGAAAACGAGTTGGGTAGTATGACATGAAAAGATATTTCCATTtaaacaaaggaaacaaaaggaaagagaaaccAATTCGTCGCTATGAAAACATGAAGATGCTTATCTATTGCTTGGACTGCTGAAGGAACTTAGGCC
It contains:
- a CDS encoding CCCH zinc finger DNA binding protein (COG:S;~EggNog:ENOG410PIPA;~InterPro:IPR000571;~go_function: GO:0046872 - metal ion binding [Evidence IEA]), whose translation is MIDLLEVKRRYEAVLAVEDSRDKILQNLFAQVESLQRALQNTLGDAKFQELKKYKTEYDDLRLDQSKLSFVSVLVDGDCMNFNDSLIRQGYNGGRKAAMLLRKSVERHIRDIDPQASPNIQYRIRVYANVPGLMKTYREAHILRSNEALDPFIRGFNMENSLCDFIDAGNGKECSDVKIRATFEQDILDVHCRRIIFCGSTDNGYARILGSHQGSNRISLIQGAPFAWEMEQLASEFQTTSFPEVFRSTKLPSRASSFSAFKTASANSSPSSSPTSLSTPSTPKRNYATIAKSNLQATSPTRTNRSKRSKISVITFDISPSYDTHIQFNTVQLNSQSQRVDPPPRASSRENFERLRRSKYCSRYHILGECPLGDECGHRHGRRLGSRDVHDLWCVTRTCVCPNDIWCTDPKCICGHQCPWENQQGHCSADCKFPESMHGVDKSVAVIL
- a CDS encoding DUF5321 domain-containing protein (COG:S;~EggNog:ENOG410PRQC;~InterPro:IPR035213;~PFAM:PF17254;~TransMembrane:1 (o81-100i)); this translates as MNSARISLRHLAQVVPTLRPAGAFHIPTTQLQYRLQSTSSKAIPRFAQTSLWTSMIPKFIRNRGAKETKPYKPKSKEWNPASFYIIIFILIGSQAIRMIALKNDYAAYTRSTDAKIRLLREVIERVNNGEKVDVEKLLGTGDEAKEREWEEGQCLLDLDLPFYHTEDPAFTDLGVLSDIVLREIEAEDSLWHRKAAASEAQQEQVEEPKQSIMKSIIKDPAVPAEGPQDKGLPADSPSKKKLNFF
- a CDS encoding S-formylglutathione hydrolase (CAZy:CE1;~COG:S;~EggNog:ENOG410PI1S;~InterPro:IPR000801,IPR014186,IPR029058;~MEROPS:MER0043126;~PFAM:PF00326,PF00756;~go_function: GO:0018738 - S-formylglutathione hydrolase activity [Evidence IEA];~go_process: GO:0046294 - formaldehyde catabolic process [Evidence IEA]), whose translation is MSVTTKATIASFGGKLLKLTHAATSTKCEMGFNLYLPPQAYQNPSAKVPVLIYLSGLTCTAENCSEKGFFQHGASKKGIAVLYPDTSPRGLNIPGEADSYDFGTGAGFYVDATKPPYDNGYNMYTYITEELPATVFAAFPQLDSERVSITGHSMGGHGALTLFLRNPGKYKSVSAFAPITNPINCPWGQKAFSGYFGEDQQEKWKEHDATELLKKWKGGRLDVLIDVGTGDNFYKQGQLLPENFEKAAKEAGVEGVTIRYQPDYDHSYYTMATFSDDHVEHAAKFLFA
- a CDS encoding C50 family peptidase (BUSCO:EOG092603JK;~COG:D;~EggNog:ENOG410PHZC;~InterPro:IPR030397,IPR005314,IPR011990;~MEROPS:MER0010982;~PFAM:PF03568;~go_component: GO:0005634 - nucleus [Evidence IEA];~go_function: GO:0004197 - cysteine-type endopeptidase activity [Evidence IEA];~go_function: GO:0005515 - protein binding [Evidence IEA];~go_process: GO:0006508 - proteolysis [Evidence IEA]) yields the protein MTVSTLLPGSPVESVKQAVRSTSTCSNGTVSSLQTLLRGSSKASPDIESATVKRVGRTTKASSTTSRTKTTRGSRTTVSAAEAALSTVVDQDAARLSNQEKLVLATEIFNSTLKTLSEAVKLQSTKRDDARSSATSTPRGSPSPTRVVKSPRKSKMSLQSATTKTDNGILAVAECAAMSLSCLRTLKTDQENGTPNVQLEQGACILAGRFLSLGLGDLAYKELRALKRRIQQYLDSKVSGGSKGSSRKGSPVEQEGETTKERMSDLLTFSNISHAGSLYGLIVSYQSNALRLISSEKKAATVQNATPSLQLSDPSSPANVTLAALEAGALTKDKAAMQLQLLSNTVLSLSSSTQQSSTNKLKPTTSLTLQLLSLEIRCMSWKTSGHVCDDAKEMWDPLARYVASYAHQSKGITKSEFASTYKTIVRLQSTFTGVQKRSSPSMNDNISVAKIATILGQLAQEAGCLDEALQLYTETLTPLSDGQCLSLATVRCKIASLHVQALKQATKYSSGLAKAIKEATNVLCMPLKGSANDLDELLVEAAKLKKLAMGLFGDIASREKGPKKDDDDVSYRIYGYLNGFVRFLRRYVGRKPAEDEGKEIEPFQKRVVAVRNIALAAIDSVNAIGKLSILSQRPPWEEMQSTLIDSQRLLMTMESAGEASDSIAESIGICFVKLSNLFWSRYIKERESGKGVRELVPVLKQSATLLSNCSPAQKVAGFTPLKYEKLAHLYLEANAGREAEQAFQQSIEEHLLTGTLDQVLSITEGCFPHRMCQDPKSGGFMLGRVLYAFLKMNLRRKSTKENGVFDDDNLTHLQRGHLIEWQLGIMTDLASASTLDNSFRSTFGLLLTKLFELYSPEAHPLRRLRVVLTTLRFSLEYPGSLDSAILQNVIEAGSSDLDMEELGDDSDLFPLAGHIQNSVRLTLGLHEGTLQPKDLESVLSWWNLMMRECNDWDSVVLSVGDVDHFLLQMKAIVDYTEIHGLWKLQLSTLELVLRVTELRGSSDFSEAVIVLSRLALQYSRLGYCTKADELLNRADQYLSQRDISCLATLSHKLARVGYLLEVGEIQKAASTLSAARTLYEKNQKKEDLNACSVLSKLMWERLVADAAFMSSRLSFAQGSINDALFFGKLSVRLNCRIWAKIEKLAQRKQDKIAQSAENSELETVVEGMAKLEVSQANATLAVYSQGAPFWPHIGSHHMALLNLSSLSAHHGLFQDAIYYGEQALKINKTLNANVRLIASQAQLGSHWIYGGHMKEGQELLAAAESLSKQLDNSIELVSLQIGLASLHRAQGRYRDEHRALLEADRLMAECGASESLDVLSDVAELNDKMKKLQVQGTARKTRQRAATTTRRTRAATTSAPKTSSAGSESTETDSTSLLHLRSDILRQQAACLRSLRDFEKASSLLEDARKFATSRDSQISLHIGESEHLLADAIRNFATHAVYCVLPESTISLPSLQSPSKTVSQTSSGKTTATRRTRAPTKTATRGTRSKTPKPTEDFSVMLAKASESLNTIFPLATTLGSTLDSHAASRLMSRISMLTHVTALDSLVSLSQSPANVNEVGRIGAFTREHAAITLDKQLADYCDPLLWPTAESAMVPEEDLCSRFTEEYVDILPENWNVLSLSLSTDRTEFVVSRLQKGRSPFLLRLPLKRGSSEDEEEQYTFEDGKGDMQELIRLANESAHAAKHQTDRQMKKDWWKNREALDRRMEALLQHIETVWFGGFRGIFSPVPHETRSLARFADAFHNILDKHLPSRRKGGRAASPRLTLHPNVLELFIGVKDLDDQEDPEETLMDLLYFVVDILQFQGERNAYDEIDFDMMVVETLDSLRGYHEQVRKEQGNPSPNRTVLVLDKSLHMFPWESLPCLQGFPVCRVPSLECLRDRIVRFRDEGAEGKAGFTINRKNGTYFLNPTGDLQTTQGTFEKDLLKLEGWSGVANREPTEEEFKNGLESNDVFLYFGHGSGAQYCRARTIKRLDRCAITFLMGCSSGALTEAGEYEPYGTPMNYLHAGSPALVATLWDVTDKDIDRFAKSTLEKWGLVGGREQAVALDDAVCQSRQACVLRYLNGAAPVIYGIPAVFLA